The nucleotide sequence TTTCATCAACTCTTTGTTAACTGCCATAGCTACCTCCTTATACCTCGGATTTCGATACCTCGAATATCTATGCATCATTCTATCCCATAAAAGGGAAAAAAGAAAGACCTCCTCGTCGGGAAGTCTTGTTATATGTGCTTAGGAAGGCATCGGGGTAGGAGTTGGTTTTCCGTAGCCTTGCCCATAGGTTTGGTCTATGTAGTTACGAATTTCTTTTGTAGATTTGCCTTCTTCTTTCATCTTGCCGGAAATAACGGCGATTTCCATGCATACGCCGCAGCGAGTGCCGTGGTCATCCCAGACGATGGAGCCATCAGACTTTTCTTCTTTGATGAAGCAGTTGCCATTATGCCCGTGTCCAGCACTTTCACCACAACCACAATAGCATGGAATGGATTTGAGCAGCTCACGGTTGGCCGCAGCAACTTTGTAGGAGCCAATAATGACAGGGTCTTGGTTGTCTAAAAATTTCGGTAGCTGATCAGCGGAAGCAGTCAATTCCTGCAAATCACCATTGG is from Brevibacillus brevis and encodes:
- a CDS encoding PCYCGC domain-containing protein; translated protein: MKRKSWLAITFITAALLTGCGSTDQAEQNHSDHTQHAPNGDLQELTASADQLPKFLDNQDPVIIGSYKVAAANRELLKSIPCYCGCGESAGHGHNGNCFIKEEKSDGSIVWDDHGTRCGVCMEIAVISGKMKEEGKSTKEIRNYIDQTYGQGYGKPTPTPMPS